The sequence below is a genomic window from Chryseobacterium foetidum.
AGGATAAGATCAATTTGCTTGATAATGTTTCTGAAGGTGAAAATGTAAAAGTGGGAATCAACATCAGAGGTAGAGAATGGGTCTCTCCACAAGGCGAAACAAAATATTTCAACTCTATTACAGGATGGAGAATTGAAAAGGTAATGGATAACAACAGTGCAGAGCCTACACACGCAGCACCAAACCAGTCTGCTTCGCCAACTTCATCAAACGCAAACCCTTTTGAAGAAGAAGACGACGATCTTCCTTTCTAATTGAAATTTAAAACTCAAAATACAATCCTGCTTTCCAAAAAAAGTGGGATTTTTTGTCTTATGATAAAACTTGATCCCAAAGAAATCACTTTCCCCGACCCTGAATTTTATGATGGTCACGAAGGTATCATCGCATACGGAGGAGACTTGTCTGCAGATCGTGTTTGGTTTGCCTATCAAAATGGTATTTTCCCATGGTTTAATCCTGATGAAGAAATCCTTTGGTGGTGCCCGGATCCAAGATTTGTGCTTTTTCCTGATGAAA
It includes:
- a CDS encoding DUF3127 domain-containing protein; the encoded protein is MELQGTVKKISEVQSFASGFQKREMVILTQEQYPQPINIEFLQDKINLLDNVSEGENVKVGINIRGREWVSPQGETKYFNSITGWRIEKVMDNNSAEPTHAAPNQSASPTSSNANPFEEEDDDLPF